The window TGCAATGCAACAAACAGTTCTCTGCGTTCCTGGAATCTCACGAAATCATTCCTCAACCCttacttcctcctcctggAAACACTCAACAGTCATTGGGAAGACTGCAAGCTGAACATCGATCTTCATATGTGGTCTCTTCGACACGATTAGCATTTTCCTTGGATATACCTTCAGACGCTACACCGGGGTTCAGTCTCGCTGccggtgaagaagatgggaaaggtggattggagTGGAAAGTCAAATTACAATTTGTCGTAGCTGTTCCACCTACGCATCATCACCactctcatcgtcattcagtGGACCACAGAAGGTCTCAAAGTGAAAAATCCCAATCGCCCGTCAAAAAGGGGAAAAACGAAGCTATCAACTTAATTCCAAAGAATGGAAtttcgaatgatcatgataataAATTCTATTCGGCTTCCACCACTCTCACTCCCCTGTTACATACCACCGACCCACCTAGGATGAACGGGTCGATGGAAGGCAAAGACGGAGAAAGATCGATGTCGAAATGGCAAGAGATGAAAACAGAGCTGGTAGAGTGCGAGATCCCAGTAAAAGTCTTGGCTGGAAATACCGCTTTCGTAGTCCGACCTTCTGTATGGGTTATATGATACCATCCACTGGAGAGGATGAAACGATAGATTATGTTATGACATGATGTGCTGGCATGATGAGCTTGTATGTACGCTATGCATCATTGGTCATCTATCTCAATCTATTCATGGAGCTATGCCACGAGAGCGAAGATCGCGAGAATGGGAGGGGCGATGTTGACGTGGCATTCTCCGATCGAGGGACTCACGCGTACGAATGATAACACCAAATTGCCCCTCAACGAGGATAACCTTGAACCCATCGCTTTTtcacttctctcatctcatcgtcaaagTGTTCACTTATCGTAATTATAGTAGCAAGTAGAATACGGGGATGAATCGAGAAAATAGTCGGACTGGCTCTTTGTTCAAGATGTGAGTACTTTACTCGTTCAGTTATTATcagcaatatcatcaaagtcCTGCCATGTCAACTTCCCTTTACACCCAaccatccacctcttcgaTATATTCAAATATCGCCTGCTCCTCCCCTCCCCTCCCCTCACACGAATGACGAACCCATCCTGAGTTTATTATATAGGAAGTGCCATCTTATTTGCTCGTTCTACGTTCGTAGTTCTGTGCAGTGCTGTTTCCAGGTTCTCTGAGActattcatccttccctttttTGTTTGTATCTGTAATGAAAAGCATAGGAGAATGCTGACTTGGCTATTGGACATTAGGTTAAACTGTCGTATATTACTTTGTATCTCTGTATGATCATATATGTATCGCTTGATCTGTTCTCAAATTGGATTTCAAATCTTGATCACCCAATTCCATTCTTTTCTCTCATGGTATCCTTCCCTCGAGGGATATCAATCACCGTTTCAGCCTATATCATCATAAATCATATCGAACAATCAGTTGCAATCTCTCTTCGTCTGATAACTCCATGCCTTGACCATCGAAGTCTGCAGCTTGAGGAGATCGAACGTTGATCAACCAACCTTCGTCCAATTTTCCTTTTCAGAGCACAGACGTGCCTTCTCGCACTGCAGTTGTTGTCCTTCTCTTGACTGAACCAGCTTTACTGGTAGAAGCGACTCCTGCACCCCCATTTGTGCTCTTGTAGATCCCGCAATTAGACACGAAATATGACTGTGGTACCGACGGGGGTCGCTCAGCGCCACTGACGAAGTGAACGGTGGTGGGATACTATCGAGAGTGTGTGAACAAGGTACAGATGATGACACATGTCCTGATGAGGCCAGGACGGCAGTCAAACCAGAACAGCCAGGATGAGAGGATAACATATGCATACGTATACAACTTCTCCCTTCCTACCGCATGATGTGGGATCAGGAAGGGATAGATGGAGATAAGGGTGGGTTCATATGTGCCACAAGTGcagtaccaccaccactgACGCGATTCTGATGAAAAATGGGAAATGGACTGAGATGACTCTCTTTGCTGGAATCACAGCATATCCACAACCTATcaccctctctctccctctctctctctcttcaccatcaatcactATAGTAGCACTAGATGCCATCCTTATACCTCACATAGATACATGGTCCTCGGTCAGGCAGCAACCTCAATCAAACGATCGATGCTGTCATGGCATCCTCGTCAAATTCACCAGTAACACCCCTCTCCATTCCcggttcatcttccagatctcCCACAAACAGCACCGCCGATTCTCCTCATGGCAGTACCCCACATTCagccatcatatcatatcctGCAGACTGGAGCAACAGTCGAGGCTCATCGATGTATGAAAACTATGGGAGACCAAGCTTGGATAACGAGTCGTACAAAGGGAATGTAGAACCTCCTATCCCAGTAAGTTAAATCGATGATTTCGGAATGCGTACATCTCTAAATGCTTTTCTGTCTGTAGATGtcagcatcatcctcatcatcctcctcgcAACCCATTTTCGACTGGCCATCTCGTACGGGTCAGTCCACTGCATACAGCAACCCGATCCGGAGAGATCCTCATAACCATGCAGACCTATTCGAACCTCACAGTTCCAGCTCAGAGGACGATGTCATCCCTCGGCCGTATGAAGTTCGTAGGGGATCGGCTTTCCGTTCGACAACAGATTCCCTCATGCATGATGGTCAACCTATCGATCCTGAGTTCAGCAGTGCGGGACCACCAGTAGAAGGATACAATTttgatccaccacctcagTTCAATCGGACTTTCTCCTCGCCCTTGCCTCAACGTCTAGGTTATCTCCGCCACCCCTTATCACCCGTCTATGATCCGTTGGGAACAGGTCATCCACCCCCTATGTCATCCATTACTGAACCCCCACCAACTGCCAAACCCCCTCCTACAGCTCTCCATTCCGTCTCACTCGAATTTGCAGACTCACTCCAATCCGCTatccagatccttcttcatctatcgCCACCGCATCTTCTTGATAACGCCAAAGAGCAATACTCGGGATGTACGGTCCAGGTACCTGCTACTTCCCTATCAGCTCTTCTCACATCAATGCGAGGCCTCAACTTCTTATCAGCAAATGCGGAGGAACTGGTGGAGGGCTTAGATCATGGGCCGTTGATGCGTAAAGGAGAGGATTTCGATATCGGAGAACTACTCCAGAACGTAGCGGATATGTTGAGTGGGCAGGCATCACAGAAGGCGGTAGATTTTGTCTTATTCCATGGGGACGTAGGAATCAAACATGTCAGCGTACATGGAGACGGGGAGGGTCTGGGATATGCTCTAAGTCATGTAAGCAATCTATTAATTTTAACTTCCGCACGTTTGGTTCTAACTTCGTTATAGGTTATACGGCAAATCCTCCTTGTTACCAACCGAGAAGATACGATCGAGCTAGGTCTACAAGTCATACCTCAGAGCCCTTCTCTCACGCCTCGAATCGGTCAAACATTGACCGAAACGGAGATCGACCGCTATCGCGGTCAAAAGTCAGCCTCAAGCTCTAGATCAAATTCTCCCGGTCGAACCTCTCTACAACCTCCCGGACCCAACGAAGGACCTCTATTATGTGTATTCGAGATAGTGCATAATATATCGCAGACTGTAGATTCAACTCATGCCACCCCAAAGGCAGAACTCAATCCTTTCACCAACCTCGCTGAAGAAGCAGAATCGATAAAACCGAATTTTGATACCCTTCTTTGCAACAGGTTGCTCCAGGAGCAAAATGCGACGCTACGGGTCGATGtccaaccatcatcaccttcggGTAGTGGAATGCCCAGACGTGCTTATGAGTTGTCGATACTCCTATCCCGTGGGAAACCGATAGTGGAGCCTACACCTCTatcgatggaggaagaagccaTCCGAcaacccttctcctccatGCGATTAGCTCGGGAACCCACTCTTAGCGAGTTATCAGAATTCGCCGAATCCCTCAGAACCAAGAAGGTCGCTATCCACGCTAATCTGAGCAGCGTCTTTGCTCGACATCTGACTAGTTACCTCGCTGCATGGGGAATGGACATCTCACATATCCCCATCGATggggatgaagctgatcgagCGAAAACTTTGTCGACAGGAAGGCATGATTCAGGCTATGGAGGTTCAACTGCCGGCTCCACACCAGCTGGTGATGTCCCTATGTCATTGGTCCTATCAGCAAGAGACCAAGGTCGTTTTATCATCGTCGATGACGATATCACCGTTCTTCGCAGGGAATTATTCAGGATACGGGCTGAACTGCACCCATTGTCACTCAAGCCTCGGTTGAACAAACGTCCATCCCTATCAGCGAGAACTCGATCAACACCTCACGTTCGTCAAGTCACTCAAAGACCGGCAAGTGCAATATTAATCCATTTCACCTCTTTGGCGAAATACAACCAAGTCCGGGACGTGGTATCAAGCTTTGTAGGGGCACCATGGTCGACCGGTTCAGGCGCTTACATCCATCCTGAAGTTATGGTCATTCCCAAACCGGTTGGTCCACGTCGATTCCTCACGGCTCTTCATACAGCTGTCAATCAACCTATTGttgatcccttcttctccccaATCGCCACTTCCCCGCGATCACCTGGTGGTGGATACTTTGGTGGTGGCTCTCGTACGCCaacagaaagagagaatGGCTTCTTTGATTCGGTCGCAGAAGAATCTCCAGATGAGGGTGGGAAAGCCGATGGGGGGTTACCGAAACCAAGATCGCCTTTAGGGGAACATCCCCCATCAGCTGCTCAAATCGTTCGAACAGACAATGGTTTGCACCTGTCACTTCCTACTCCTGGGGAAATACTTGCGACACCGGCCAATGAGTATTTCTCCAGTGCATCAAGGTCAACGCCAAGTGGATCGGGAGCTTCCGGTGTCGTCATGCAGAGTCCGGATGGTCGACCATACGGAATGTTTTTCGAACCACCAGTCAAGAATGAGCGACGAGCATCCACTCACCGAATACCCTCTGACACTCTCAGACGGAAACCGACTAGCCGACGGACCTCTGCTGGTGGTGAAgagataccttcttcccctgcTCTATCGCCTAGCAATTCTAGAAGGGTCTCTAACGTCACCAACTCCGGTGGTACAGACGAACGAAGAGGTTCGGTATCAGAAAGGCCCGGACATGCTCGTGTCAACTCTAGGCGAAGGACCTTACCTGTTTCGGAATCGCCGATCGTGGCCGTCGGACGTGATCGGTCAGCTACGATCACTCAAGGGCAACGGCGATCTGCACCAGGACACTCTCCTGTCATTCCTTCACCTCGAGCAGACCAAGGTACTTTCCAACCCCCTCGACCACCGAAGAAAGATCCGGCATCGACTACTGCAGAAGACGTGGAGATCGACACCAAGAAAGCTGCTCCTCGACCGGTCAAGAAAGTGGACAAGAACGATGTTGTTGTCCCTCCTATCAACGTCCTGATTGTAGAAGGTAAGTCGTTCAGGAGTATGTGCCACGCTGACGCATCGCAGATAACCCTATCAACCAAAATATCTTGAGTATGTTCTTGCGTAAGAAGAAAATCAAGCATCAGTCGgccaaagatggtcaagaagcGGTTGAGAAGTGGCGAACGGGAGGTTTCCATCTTATATTGGTGAGTATCCGATATGTTATTCAGTTATGACAGTGCTGAGTATCTTTAGATGGATATCCAACTGCCTGTGATGGACGGTATCGAAGCCACCAAGGAAATtcgaaagatggaaaggcATAACAATATAGGAGTATTCCCCTCAACGCCTAGCATTGAACACACTCGTGCACCAAGCGTCGAAGGACCagtaccatcttcacccttccGATCATCTGTCATTATCGTCGCTCTCACCGCCTCTTCGTTACAGTCTGATCGAGTTGCCGCGTTAGCAGCAGGATGTAATGATTTCTTGACCAAACCGGTGTCACTCAAATGGCTTGATAAGAAAATCGTAGAATGGGGTTgtatgcaggtgagttgcgTCTGAAGTAggacatagctgatatgatcaggCTTTGATCGATTTCGATGGATGGAGACGCTGGAAGTCATCCGATCCAAAGGAAGCAAGCGAAATGAAGAAGGGTTTCACACTCGGTCCTCAAGCTGCCGCCAAATCTCTCGCTAGTCGATTACGTATCGAAAGAAAGTCAACACGATCCCCTGCtcccccttcaccttctcctcaaGTACATGTTCAGGTTCCTACGCCCGAAGCCTCGGATACCTCCACTCAGCCACCTACTTTACCTCTTGCACCAcctaatccacctccttTGACTGAATCAACGGCGGATCCAACTCTTACGAAGGCTTTGCCGTCGGTTCGGGAGGCCTCTGAATCCACCTCTCCTTTGACTAAACAAGTCGGTCTGTTGAAGCTGGATACGGAGGGCAGTGCTGGTGATGCCTCTCAACATCGTTCTGATCCAGGACCTACCGCAACGGAAGAGAAACCTCTGCCCCCTCTACCAACTGAACAATTGTGATCTTTCTgtcttcatctatctctatTTCTGTCAATTCCTTTTACGATATCGCTACGCCTGTACCCAAATCTTCTTAGACAAGTCACATTCCGATATATTCAATCCATATACGTTATAACCCGTTATacaattcttctttttcccatTCATTCGGTATCAGGAAGACTATCTCAATCACACGAAATTGTAATTTTAATTGATCAGGAAACTTTTGTTGCATCAGTAGCCAATATACATGCATGGCTTGAAAACGGAAATGGAATGTGATGCGAAACGAGCAGAGTGTGCAAAAGTTACATGTGATATACATGAGCAGATATAAGTGATATATGGAAAGTAATGGGGTATGATCTATTACAGGAAGCATGAAAGACTAGATTGATCCATCTAGATGGTAAGGACGAAGTGACCATCTTTCTTGGTCAccttcaaagctttcaataTATCTGATGAATCCACATTCCTCTCCTTATCTTTACCAAGAGCGTCGATCCATTGACCCAAAGTcaactctttctcttccagtTTACcgaatctcttcttcaacctcttgatTGTCTTGGAAGGGACGTCTGTAGATTCTCCATTCATAGCTGTAGCTGGAATCGCAGTAGTTTCTGACTCTTCAAATTTTCGCTTCTTGTTCTGAGGTTCAGACGACTGGgcattatcatcattcttaGGGTTCTTTGAGTTCGCCTTTGCACCTGTACCGCCTTTATCTCCCTTCCTgctcctcttcttcttcttatccgcatctgcatctccattgacggaagatgaagggacAATATTCGACTGGGCGACCTCGGTAGCACTGGGAGCCTCAGGATTAGGCGTGGTCTCCGCCGGTGATCCTCCCCATGATCTCATTCCACTAGATGGAGCCATCTTGTTCATATCTGTAGCGTATGACCTCTCGAATCCAGCAAATCCACCTCCACGTCCGAAACTACCTCTTTggaatccacctctaccacctctacccCCTCGCCCAGGTGGACCACCACGCTGTGAGTACTGTGGTTCGGGTGCATTGAGCTGGTTCAATCGGGATGGATGTATGGATGAGCTTGCGGCGGTCGGTGCTGGTTCGGCAGCTGCAGCAGGAGTAGAGGCAGGggcaggtgaaggagcagCGGGGTTCTGGAATTGGGAGGATGTCTGGGTTTGTCCGTTCTACAGCATATACGTAGAGAGGGTGATTTGTGAGCTTTAACCGGTGTGAGCTTGTCCGATgcatactcacctttttgGGACCTTTGTACAATGCTCCTTGGTATTTCTCAGCCTCGGAGACACAAGTAGTATGGCTCCTGTTGATATCGTTCCAGTCAGCACGGGGGTCAAAAGAGCATGAAGGCTGGAAAAGTACACTTGTACTCACTTGTATTCCCCAGGGTTTCTGAAAGTGGTCGAGCAGTCTATTATATCATCGAGATCAGCAAGAGTGCCAAGCACAGGCTGAACCAGCTTACCTAAACAAGTGAATGAAGCATGACATCGATTTCTATGCTGATCGAGCTTTGGCTTCTTGACCGTATCGGCACAAGCATCGCATCTGTTCAATGTCATGATCAGCAGAGGGAAATAAGCAGGCCCATCTGCATACGACTCACTGGAAAGAGACCATATTGGGAGGAGCGTTAGTATGATGATACGAGAGTCGACTGGTGGTAGTACAGAGATGACAGAcagagggatgagatgggacTCTTTCGTACTCTTGATACTTTTGATaatcttgattttcattCCTGCATTCCACAAAAATATCTcgagatgaaatgaatttTTGCGCCGCGTTCCTGACCGGTCATCGCCGCAACCATAATGGATGTGATTACGTAAAACAGACGAGGTAGGTGACTCATGTTCCCAAAAGTTACATCTCAAAAGACGCGTCTCACTCTCTCACTCACTTTTTCactctttcactctttcatcgtctccatcttcctcctcccctCGTCTAGCTTTGCGTTTAGGTATAGTCCAAGCCCGTAACACTCACGAGTCTGCTCAGCTCCCACTCCAAAGAGAAATATCTCCAGTTCCACACAAGAACAAGTAGCTCCGTCTGTCATCTCCCCCCGCAACTTCCAACATGTCTCCCATCAACCCAGAGCGTAGGTTGACACTTTTTCTATATCCTCAGGTCATGGTGCGAACCGGTAGCGTAGCTGAGACTGTCGTATTTGACAGCCCGTATCAACTCCAAATACCTTACTCAACATCGTGGTGAGGTGGTCCGTTTGACTGCGAAAGTGATCAAGCTTTCCGGTGACACCGCTACCGTTGAAACCAGTGATGGGAACACTGTGAGTAGAAGCGTGTTTCCTCATAGTCCAAAAAAACTGACTTACTACCTATTTCGTAGCTCGGCGTCCATCTCTCACGAGTAAGCGTCATCTCCATTCTACCGTCGTTGTCGTCGATTTATACCAGATACTGATATGACGGATAGGATATGCACATCGGTGACGGATTCATAGAGATCATCGGTACCGTCAAGGACGACCTGAGTATCAAAGCTCATACCTATATCGAACTAGGGAGTCAACTCGGTATGTATCATgttctctctttctcccatGCCTTAGCTGATCATCGACATATTTAGATATGAAAGCCGTCAATGCCGTCGTCGAATTCGCTCACAGCGGTAAAGGTCAAGGTGTGCTGGCTTAAAGCGAAGGGCGACGAAGGAAGAGTTATATATGTATTTGTACTATCTGAGTGAGAGATACCCGTCATCTATGTGAAAGAATGATACAATGTACACATGCATTAAATGTAATATGCGATAAGGAAAAATAGgacatctcttcttctgttaTATTCCTGCGTCCCGTCTCCACCACTTGACCTCCACGTAGTAAATCTATTCACTCTTCAATCAATCTACACATTAAGCTGCGTTACGAAGGACTGTGAATGATGACACCGATATATGTCAGCTTCTGGTTTAGGCATTTCTGAATCTGTCAACTTACCGAGAATGACTGAATCGCCACGAAGGAACATTTTGCTAGGCAGAAGAGCAACCAGCGATCAGCTGAAGCAAATGTGAAGAGTCCTGAGTGAAATACATGGTGCACTCACGAGATGAACCTATCCTTATTCACTggcttctttccctttcctttcggTGTTTCCGTCCACATCtgaatgatcaatcacatcagcaCTTCATCCTCCGTATATCTCTCATTCACCCATGACTTTCTCCATGTACATTCAGTCGAGCATATtctatcactcacctctttcacATTCTCCAAGACCATGTTACAATGCCTATCAAAAGCTTTCACTCTCGCCAGCAACTTCTTGTTATTTCGTAAAGAGATCAACACCTGCGACGAGTTTCGTACGGCCTGTTGTAAGACTGATAAAGGTCCTTGAGAGATCTCATACTCCTCCAACTCTTTTATTTGCGCTTCGTCCAACTCGGATTTGGGTACGTGGGCGTATTGACTGGATGGAGGGGGAAACCAAAGGAAGAACGCAAAGAAGTCAGTGTAGTGTCTTGGTAAGGCTATGGTAGCTGAGATAtgctcacctcatcttttcttcctaTATGGATTCTGGGTTGTTCTGCGGCGTTTCAGGATGTAGTGTCGATGGATTCAATGCTGTGAGATGATTATATGAAAATATTGAAGTATGAGGGGGGAACATGGAATAACAATGATCGATTGCTGGTTAAGTGAAATGAAGCGAAGCAAGTCAAGAATGCATGAAGCGTGGCGGCATTCTCCGGCAATTGATCATGTGGCACTCCATCGTTCATGTAGTAGACCTCACCATTGTTGATGCGATTGAACGAAATATAAGGTAAGAATAATCCATGCATACATAAAGTATTGAAAGTGGATTGCAAATATATACAATGGAATGAGATGACACTACTTAATCACATACAATCACAgaaatgagaaggagatgtgcACAGAATGCAAAAATATAGTAGGTGCGATCTCACATTATCGATCGACTTCGGCTTT of the Kwoniella mangroviensis CBS 8507 chromosome 3, whole genome shotgun sequence genome contains:
- a CDS encoding small nuclear ribonucleoprotein Sm D2, whose protein sequence is MSQYAHVPKSELDEAQIKELEEYEISQGPLSVLQQAVRNSSQVLISLRNNKKLLARVKAFDRHCNMVLENVKEMWTETPKGKGKKPVNKDRFISKMFLRGDSVILVLRNAA